A single region of the Chryseobacterium sp. 6424 genome encodes:
- a CDS encoding alpha/beta fold hydrolase — MKELVLISAGGAPISVKIFEPEKSHGKLLLINSATGVKQQLYFGFAKYLTENGFTVITYDYRGISESKPANIKNFEASMRIWGAQDFRTMTEYVAVHYKNHQKYLLGHSVGALILGMNPDATMFDKFVFVATQDAYFRNLNFRIAMLGLFGFGLLLPVLTAILGYFPAQWFGLGESLPKGVALDWRTLVIHRKSTGRLFAKSAGDYSDDLHQKTLVVYAEDDTWVTMKGMESLMNKGYPNLKKQYRKIRVSESPEKEIGHVNFFRSYNRDLWTIVLEAFS; from the coding sequence ATGAAAGAACTCGTCCTTATTTCTGCTGGTGGCGCACCTATCTCCGTGAAGATTTTCGAGCCTGAAAAATCTCACGGGAAACTATTGCTTATAAATTCCGCTACCGGTGTCAAGCAACAACTATATTTCGGTTTCGCAAAATATTTGACAGAGAACGGCTTTACAGTCATCACCTACGATTACCGTGGTATTAGCGAATCGAAACCTGCTAATATCAAGAATTTTGAGGCTTCCATGCGGATTTGGGGCGCGCAGGATTTTAGAACCATGACGGAATATGTGGCGGTGCATTACAAAAATCATCAGAAATATCTTTTGGGACATTCTGTTGGCGCCCTAATCCTGGGTATGAATCCTGACGCCACGATGTTTGATAAGTTTGTATTTGTGGCCACCCAAGATGCGTACTTCCGGAATCTTAATTTTCGGATAGCCATGCTCGGGTTGTTCGGGTTTGGTTTGCTGCTGCCCGTACTTACGGCAATCTTAGGATATTTTCCGGCACAATGGTTCGGTTTAGGCGAATCTCTGCCAAAAGGGGTAGCGCTTGATTGGCGAACCTTGGTTATTCACCGCAAATCCACGGGGCGACTTTTTGCTAAAAGTGCCGGCGATTATTCCGATGATCTGCACCAGAAAACCCTGGTCGTTTATGCGGAAGATGATACGTGGGTAACCATGAAAGGGATGGAAAGCCTGATGAATAAAGGTTACCCGAACCTTAAAAAGCAATACCGTAAAATCCGCGTCAGCGAATCGCCAGAAAAAGAGATCGGGCATGTAAATTTCTTCAGGAGTTATAATCGTGACCTCTGGACGATTGTACTAGAGGCTTTTAGCTAA
- a CDS encoding cob(I)yrinic acid a,c-diamide adenosyltransferase: MKIYTKTGDKGETALYGGTRVSKASARVESYGNIDELNSFIGFAKAEIKDEKVISQLKKIQFDLFTLGSESATPTDKLTLANGKSRLALMISEKEIEELESWMDAYESELAPLQFFILPGGGRAATSLHICRTVCRRAERSLVFLNETETVRPELIKYLNRLSDYLFMLARYVSKTYGEKEEYWNPNER; this comes from the coding sequence ATGAAAATTTACACCAAAACCGGTGACAAGGGCGAAACCGCTTTGTATGGCGGTACGCGCGTATCAAAAGCCTCTGCCAGAGTAGAATCTTATGGAAACATTGATGAACTTAATTCATTCATAGGGTTTGCAAAGGCTGAAATTAAAGATGAGAAAGTCATCAGTCAGTTAAAAAAAATCCAGTTTGATCTGTTCACTTTGGGTTCAGAATCTGCTACACCAACCGATAAGCTAACTTTGGCGAACGGAAAATCCAGACTTGCTTTAATGATTTCTGAAAAAGAGATTGAAGAACTAGAAAGCTGGATGGATGCGTATGAATCGGAACTGGCACCTTTGCAGTTTTTCATTCTGCCGGGTGGCGGAAGAGCGGCCACTTCGCTGCATATCTGCCGAACGGTTTGCCGCCGGGCCGAGCGCAGCCTTGTTTTTCTGAACGAAACCGAAACAGTACGCCCGGAACTCATCAAATATCTCAACCGCCTTTCAGATTACCTGTTCATGCTGGCCCGATACGTTTCTAAAACATATGGCGAGAAAGAAGAATACTGGAATCCGAATGAACGATAA
- a CDS encoding DUF5808 domain-containing protein codes for METNNFSNDSTNWIWGVFYYNKNDKRIFPPKRQPWMGWTVNFANWKSILALVVALAFFFGLIWFIEANQ; via the coding sequence ATGGAAACGAATAACTTTAGTAACGATTCAACCAACTGGATTTGGGGCGTTTTCTACTACAACAAAAACGATAAGCGGATTTTTCCGCCTAAACGACAGCCCTGGATGGGTTGGACTGTGAATTTCGCCAATTGGAAATCCATACTTGCTTTGGTGGTGGCATTAGCTTTTTTCTTTGGTTTGATCTGGTTCATCGAAGCAAACCAATAA
- a CDS encoding arginine decarboxylase — MKIKYSELIDQTLYFPTEEFNVSENTLQFHDIPLMDVVERFGTPLKFNYLPKISTNIQRAKAWFKEAIEKNDYKKGYRYCYCTKSSQFAFVLEEALKNDISIETSSAYDMDIVKSLYDKGKYDKDVEVICNGFKTDDYLHKISELINSGFQNIIPVLDNYRELDKLTESIDTTFNIGIRIASEEEPKFEFYTSRLGIGYKDIIPYYSQKIADHPNARLKMLHFFINTGIKDTAYYWNELYKCLRVYARLKKIAPEVDSLNIGGGFPIKTSLNFDYDYQYMVNEIVSQIKKFCEEEGVEEPHIYTEFGSFTVGESGGNLYKIISQKRQNDREKWNMIDSSFMTTLPDTWAISRHFIMLPLNRWEDTYERVFLGGLTCDSDDYYNSEQHTNAIYLPVFSDTKPLYIGFFHTGAYQETIGGYGGVHHCLMPQPKHILINKDEEGNFTYEVFREEQRPEDVLKLLGY, encoded by the coding sequence ATGAAAATTAAATATTCAGAACTTATCGACCAGACTTTGTATTTCCCGACAGAAGAATTTAATGTTTCGGAGAATACACTGCAATTTCACGATATACCTCTGATGGATGTGGTAGAACGGTTTGGCACCCCTTTGAAGTTTAATTATCTCCCGAAAATCTCTACCAATATACAGCGTGCGAAAGCGTGGTTTAAAGAAGCCATCGAGAAGAATGATTATAAAAAAGGTTACCGTTACTGCTACTGCACAAAATCCAGCCAGTTTGCCTTTGTACTTGAAGAGGCTTTGAAAAATGATATTTCGATAGAAACTTCGTCGGCGTACGATATGGATATCGTAAAATCGCTCTACGACAAAGGAAAATACGATAAAGATGTCGAAGTAATCTGCAACGGATTCAAGACTGATGATTATCTGCATAAAATTTCAGAACTCATCAACAGTGGTTTCCAGAATATCATTCCGGTACTCGACAATTACCGGGAACTTGACAAGCTTACCGAAAGCATTGATACCACTTTCAATATCGGCATCCGAATCGCTTCCGAAGAAGAACCGAAATTTGAATTCTATACCTCGCGGCTTGGTATCGGGTATAAAGATATTATCCCGTATTACAGCCAAAAAATCGCGGACCACCCCAATGCGCGCCTCAAGATGCTGCATTTCTTCATCAATACCGGGATAAAAGATACCGCGTATTACTGGAACGAACTTTACAAATGTCTTCGCGTTTACGCCAGGCTGAAAAAGATTGCGCCAGAAGTAGATTCACTCAATATTGGTGGTGGTTTCCCAATCAAAACCTCGCTGAATTTCGATTACGATTACCAGTATATGGTAAACGAAATCGTATCGCAGATCAAAAAGTTCTGTGAGGAAGAAGGCGTTGAAGAACCACATATCTATACCGAATTCGGTAGTTTTACGGTCGGGGAGAGTGGCGGGAACCTGTACAAAATCATCTCACAAAAACGCCAGAACGACCGGGAAAAATGGAATATGATCGACTCGTCTTTCATGACCACTCTGCCGGATACGTGGGCCATTTCGCGCCACTTTATCATGTTGCCGCTGAACCGCTGGGAAGATACCTACGAACGTGTCTTCCTGGGTGGATTAACCTGCGATTCAGATGATTATTATAATTCCGAGCAGCATACCAACGCGATTTATCTACCGGTTTTCAGTGACACCAAACCGCTTTATATCGGATTTTTCCATACCGGCGCCTATCAGGAAACGATCGGCGGTTACGGCGGCGTTCACCACTGCCTGATGCCTCAGCCCAAGCATATTCTCATCAATAAAGACGAAGAAGGCAACTTTACGTATGAAGTTTTCCGCGAGGAACAGCGGCCGGAAGATGTACTGAAATTATTAGGATATTAA
- a CDS encoding DUF4241 domain-containing protein, with protein sequence MTHLENIAKLFSKDFVESPLIETFDGGKIHLPTGHLVACDPLLTNDMPAFTQPFPVGDYPLHVHKERESNCIAYIEIVFSNNMVKSWQLATTEGQRVAELGKDEIFGYPVESGMGCFMDADTQHELSRLEQRIFKRKGADFMGIYEEFFHAHFFDENGAIDQFAVLKPSDTKPGSIFAFETGYGEGFYGSYIGYDAEGKPVKIITEFIEIGS encoded by the coding sequence ATGACTCACCTCGAAAATATTGCGAAGCTTTTTAGCAAAGATTTTGTCGAAAGCCCACTGATCGAAACTTTTGATGGCGGCAAAATTCATCTTCCGACCGGTCATCTGGTCGCCTGCGATCCGTTGCTTACCAATGATATGCCGGCTTTTACGCAGCCATTCCCAGTGGGTGACTACCCGCTTCATGTTCATAAAGAGCGCGAAAGCAACTGCATCGCTTATATAGAAATTGTTTTCAGTAACAATATGGTAAAATCTTGGCAACTGGCAACTACAGAAGGGCAGCGCGTGGCTGAGCTTGGTAAGGACGAGATATTCGGTTATCCCGTAGAAAGCGGCATGGGCTGTTTTATGGATGCCGATACCCAACATGAACTGAGCCGGCTTGAACAACGTATTTTCAAAAGAAAAGGGGCTGATTTTATGGGGATTTATGAAGAATTCTTCCATGCTCATTTTTTTGATGAGAACGGTGCCATCGATCAGTTTGCGGTCTTAAAACCTTCTGATACAAAACCAGGCAGCATTTTTGCTTTTGAGACAGGGTATGGTGAAGGGTTTTACGGGAGCTATATTGGCTACGATGCTGAGGGGAAACCTGTAAAAATCATCACCGAATTTATCGAAATCGGCAGTTGA
- the speB gene encoding agmatinase — protein MQTYAGIPEENATLENSKVMLVTVPYDGTSTWGKGADKGPELFLDASENMELFDIETRTEPYLEGVYLAGEVSENSTPEAMTEAVYQKTKELLKHEDKLFTLFGGEHSVSIGSIRAVGEKYENLTVLQLDAHTDLRPEFHGSTSNHACAVYEASKKHNLVQVGIRSMDAEEMEHVNEEQCFWAHEIATNPNWIDDVLAKVSGNVYITIDLDAFDPSIAPSTGTPEPGGLQWYPTLELLKKVFEKCNVVAFDIVELMDSPMAKPSAFLAAKLYYKMLAYHHISKR, from the coding sequence ATGCAGACATACGCAGGAATTCCGGAAGAAAACGCCACCCTGGAAAACTCAAAAGTGATGCTCGTGACGGTTCCTTATGACGGAACCTCGACCTGGGGCAAAGGAGCCGATAAAGGCCCGGAACTTTTCCTGGATGCTTCTGAGAATATGGAGCTTTTCGACATCGAAACCCGTACCGAACCTTATCTGGAAGGTGTTTATCTGGCAGGCGAAGTTTCCGAAAACTCCACGCCGGAAGCGATGACGGAAGCGGTTTACCAAAAAACCAAAGAACTTTTGAAGCATGAGGACAAACTTTTCACGCTTTTCGGTGGTGAGCATTCAGTTTCCATCGGTTCGATTCGTGCTGTGGGTGAAAAATATGAGAACTTAACTGTTCTTCAGCTTGATGCTCACACCGATTTAAGACCTGAATTCCACGGATCAACTTCAAATCATGCCTGTGCGGTTTATGAAGCCAGCAAAAAACACAATCTCGTTCAGGTCGGAATACGTTCTATGGATGCCGAGGAAATGGAACATGTGAATGAAGAGCAATGCTTTTGGGCGCATGAAATCGCGACTAACCCAAACTGGATCGATGATGTGCTGGCAAAAGTGTCTGGGAATGTGTACATCACCATCGATCTTGATGCGTTCGACCCATCAATCGCGCCATCCACCGGAACACCGGAACCGGGCGGCCTGCAATGGTATCCAACGCTGGAACTCCTGAAAAAAGTTTTCGAAAAATGCAATGTGGTGGCCTTCGATATCGTAGAACTGATGGATTCGCCAATGGCCAAGCCAAGTGCTTTCCTTGCGGCGAAACTTTATTATAAAATGTTGGCTTACCATCATATCTCAAAAAGATAG
- a CDS encoding CocE/NonD family hydrolase has translation MKKFLRFALLFCFLSVFAQTVPDNTFVKENFTKQEVYIPMRDGVKLFTAIYIPKDISKSKKYPFIMQRTCYSIAPYGENEYRASLGPNKFLMNDKYIFVYQDVRGRYMSEGTFTNMTPQVERKTKKDVDESTDTYDTIEWLLKNVRNNNGKVGQYGTSYPGFYTAAGILADHPALVASSPQAPISDFWNDDFLHNGKFMLGYFRTFPVFGVQKNKAENKAWYSDSMIKATSEDGLKFYRDMGTLKDGYEKYYKDNFFMTEVMNHPNYDEFWQKRSLLPHLKNVRHAVMTVGGWYDAEDLFGPLNIYKTIERTSPKAKNTIVMGPFSHGAWARETGKHFHNEVYFGDSIATYYQKNLETKFFSHYLKGNPKADAGLPEAMMYDTGKKEWKEFDVYPPINAKKVNFFLADGTLKESAGNSVSEYYSDPHNPVLSSDKIKDFNGFTPRNYMSEDQRFAVGRPDVITFTTDVLTEDITFAGEILAKLNIASSSDDADFAVKLIDVYPEDFKPAEKKDGVVYGNYHQMVRSEIMPARFRNSREKPEALVPNQKTAVNFRLQDVVHTFKKGHKIQIQISSTWFPLFAVNPQKFMDNPNFATKEDYTKAFIKVFGDSSLEVDVLK, from the coding sequence ATGAAAAAATTTCTGCGATTTGCTCTCCTGTTTTGTTTCCTCTCGGTTTTTGCTCAAACGGTGCCGGACAATACCTTTGTGAAGGAAAACTTCACCAAACAGGAAGTTTACATCCCGATGCGCGACGGGGTGAAGTTATTCACTGCGATTTACATTCCAAAAGACATCTCGAAGTCTAAGAAATACCCGTTCATCATGCAACGCACCTGCTACAGCATCGCTCCTTACGGCGAAAACGAATACCGCGCGTCGCTGGGCCCTAATAAATTTTTAATGAATGACAAGTACATCTTTGTTTATCAGGACGTGCGTGGCCGATACATGAGCGAAGGTACGTTCACCAATATGACACCTCAGGTGGAACGCAAAACCAAAAAAGACGTCGATGAAAGTACGGATACTTATGATACGATCGAATGGTTGCTGAAGAACGTAAGAAACAACAATGGGAAAGTGGGCCAATATGGCACTTCCTATCCGGGATTTTATACCGCTGCAGGCATCTTGGCAGACCATCCGGCACTTGTAGCTTCTTCGCCACAAGCTCCGATCTCAGATTTCTGGAATGATGATTTTCTGCACAACGGAAAGTTCATGCTCGGCTATTTCAGGACTTTCCCGGTTTTTGGCGTACAGAAAAACAAAGCCGAAAACAAAGCCTGGTACAGCGACAGCATGATTAAGGCTACATCAGAAGATGGCCTGAAGTTCTACCGAGACATGGGTACGCTGAAAGACGGGTATGAGAAATATTACAAAGACAATTTCTTTATGACCGAGGTGATGAACCACCCCAATTATGATGAATTCTGGCAGAAAAGAAGCCTGCTGCCACACCTTAAAAATGTAAGACACGCTGTGATGACCGTAGGCGGGTGGTATGATGCCGAAGACCTGTTCGGGCCTTTAAATATTTATAAAACCATTGAAAGAACCAGCCCAAAAGCCAAGAACACCATCGTGATGGGACCTTTCTCACATGGCGCGTGGGCACGCGAAACCGGAAAGCACTTCCACAACGAGGTTTACTTTGGCGACAGCATCGCAACTTATTACCAGAAAAATTTGGAAACAAAATTCTTCAGTCATTATTTAAAAGGAAATCCCAAAGCCGACGCCGGTTTACCCGAAGCCATGATGTACGATACCGGAAAGAAAGAGTGGAAAGAATTTGATGTTTACCCTCCCATAAATGCCAAAAAAGTCAATTTTTTCTTAGCCGACGGCACACTGAAAGAAAGTGCAGGCAATTCAGTATCCGAATATTACAGCGATCCGCACAATCCGGTTCTGAGTTCAGATAAAATCAAAGACTTCAACGGTTTCACGCCCCGGAATTACATGAGTGAAGACCAGCGGTTTGCTGTTGGGCGTCCGGACGTAATTACTTTTACAACCGATGTTTTAACAGAAGACATCACTTTCGCGGGTGAAATTTTGGCTAAACTTAATATTGCTTCTTCTTCAGACGACGCGGATTTTGCCGTAAAACTTATCGATGTTTACCCAGAAGATTTTAAACCGGCGGAAAAGAAAGACGGCGTCGTTTACGGAAACTACCATCAGATGGTACGCAGCGAAATAATGCCTGCAAGATTCCGCAACTCACGCGAAAAACCGGAAGCGCTTGTTCCGAACCAAAAAACTGCGGTGAACTTCCGTCTGCAGGACGTTGTGCACACATTTAAGAAAGGTCATAAAATCCAGATTCAGATTTCGAGCACCTGGTTTCCGCTGTTTGCTGTAAACCCTCAGAAATTCATGGATAATCCAAATTTCGCCACCAAAGAAGATTACACAAAAGCGTTCATCAAAGTTTTCGGGGACAGTTCTTTGGAGGTGGATGTTTTAAAATAA
- a CDS encoding HAD family hydrolase, whose product MPLKAILFDMDGVIVDTEPLHRKAYFKMFEDLNISVSEKLYTSFTGASTQKVCTTLVEKFSLNSTHEELASIKRRYFKHYFDHDADFDLLPGVKDLIENYFDNGLKVILASSAHMNTINWVFEKFRLEKYFSGKISGADLKESKPHPEIFQLAAEMAGEPTENCLVIEDSTNGIMAAHAAGIFCAAYKSPHSKDQNYELANILVEDFAHLKLPKIQRFF is encoded by the coding sequence ATGCCTTTAAAAGCGATACTCTTCGACATGGACGGGGTGATTGTAGACACCGAACCGCTGCACCGCAAAGCCTATTTTAAAATGTTCGAGGACCTGAATATCTCGGTTTCTGAGAAACTTTACACCAGTTTCACGGGTGCTTCTACACAGAAAGTCTGCACGACACTTGTTGAGAAATTTAGTCTGAATTCTACACATGAAGAGTTAGCTTCGATAAAACGCCGATATTTTAAGCATTACTTTGACCATGATGCGGATTTTGATCTTCTGCCGGGCGTTAAGGACCTTATCGAAAACTATTTCGACAACGGCCTGAAAGTTATCCTGGCTTCCTCCGCGCACATGAACACCATCAACTGGGTCTTTGAAAAGTTCAGGCTTGAGAAATATTTTTCGGGGAAAATCAGCGGTGCCGACTTGAAGGAATCTAAACCTCATCCCGAGATTTTTCAGCTAGCCGCAGAAATGGCCGGCGAACCAACAGAAAACTGCCTGGTCATCGAAGATTCTACGAACGGCATTATGGCGGCACACGCAGCCGGAATTTTTTGTGCTGCCTACAAAAGTCCACATTCTAAGGACCAAAACTATGAACTGGCCAATATCCTGGTGGAGGATTTTGCTCACCTGAAGTTACCGAAAATCCAAAGGTTTTTCTGA
- a CDS encoding thiamine diphosphokinase codes for MNDKALLFINGVPPSTIPNFEGYGLIACSDGAFHYLKKLGFPLKKLAFISGDFDSHSGTDESLAQDKFIYTPDQDKTDFHKSLEIILYRGYKTVDVYGGSGGEMDHFLGNLHTALAFKDALDITFYDEFSRYFFAPKNLVLTEMKGRLVSLFPVSVASNIKTEGLNWELNGEDLSVDKRIGTRNFALKDKVSVQFSGGELVVFVGHQPMG; via the coding sequence ATGAACGATAAAGCGCTGCTTTTCATTAATGGGGTACCACCAAGTACGATCCCGAATTTTGAAGGATATGGTTTGATCGCGTGTTCCGACGGGGCATTTCATTATTTGAAGAAGTTGGGTTTCCCTCTGAAGAAGCTGGCGTTTATTTCCGGGGATTTCGATTCACACAGCGGCACCGATGAGTCACTGGCTCAGGATAAATTTATTTACACGCCCGACCAGGATAAGACCGATTTTCATAAATCACTCGAAATCATCCTCTATCGTGGGTATAAAACCGTGGATGTATATGGCGGAAGCGGTGGCGAGATGGATCATTTTTTGGGGAATCTGCATACGGCACTGGCTTTCAAGGATGCATTAGACATTACATTCTATGATGAATTTTCGCGTTATTTCTTTGCGCCTAAAAATTTAGTTTTAACGGAGATGAAAGGTCGGTTGGTATCGCTATTTCCGGTTTCGGTAGCTTCAAATATCAAGACGGAGGGGCTGAACTGGGAACTTAATGGGGAGGATTTATCGGTGGATAAAAGGATTGGTACACGAAATTTTGCGTTGAAAGACAAAGTAAGCGTGCAGTTTTCGGGGGGAGAACTCGTTGTATTTGTCGGTCATCAGCCGATGGGGTAA
- a CDS encoding ribokinase: MKITTEQPKIIVVGSSSIDLVLSTDHIPKPNETVMAEKAESFFGGKGANQAVAASRLGASVYFIGSVGMDPFGQQILRNLVDEGVNVGFVAETEDAATGTAYVTSSEGVNSIVVVPASNSFLRPKHVAEAEKYFASADLVLIQLEIPMETVEFAVSLAKRYDVKVGIYAAPAKKLSTEVIEASSFIVAKSNELTTVFGEEQREEILKKFPNRLFVRDDSNSTTYYNGSEMKYQRNDHDSVLHKMGMGDAFTAGFAIALCHGNTIDDCVQFGNDVSLKVTKNRGSQSGLPYLKDFDEE, from the coding sequence ATGAAAATCACCACCGAGCAACCCAAAATTATAGTCGTAGGCAGTTCGTCCATTGATTTGGTCCTCAGTACAGACCATATTCCCAAACCCAACGAAACCGTGATGGCAGAAAAAGCCGAAAGTTTTTTTGGGGGCAAAGGGGCCAACCAGGCAGTGGCAGCCTCGCGCCTTGGTGCCAGCGTGTATTTTATCGGGTCTGTAGGTATGGATCCTTTTGGGCAGCAGATTCTCCGGAATTTGGTGGATGAAGGGGTAAATGTAGGCTTCGTGGCAGAAACAGAAGATGCCGCTACAGGTACGGCTTACGTCACTTCGTCCGAAGGTGTGAACTCCATCGTCGTAGTACCCGCGTCGAACTCTTTTTTACGGCCAAAACATGTCGCTGAAGCCGAAAAATATTTTGCATCCGCTGATTTGGTGCTTATACAACTCGAGATTCCGATGGAAACAGTGGAGTTTGCGGTAAGTCTTGCAAAACGGTACGACGTAAAAGTAGGCATCTATGCCGCGCCGGCGAAGAAACTCTCCACAGAGGTGATTGAGGCCAGCAGCTTTATCGTGGCCAAAAGTAATGAGTTAACCACTGTTTTTGGGGAAGAACAGCGAGAGGAAATCCTTAAAAAATTCCCGAACCGGCTTTTCGTGCGCGATGATTCTAATTCCACCACTTACTATAACGGCTCGGAGATGAAATACCAGCGCAACGACCACGATTCGGTGCTTCACAAGATGGGCATGGGCGACGCTTTTACCGCAGGTTTTGCGATTGCGCTGTGCCACGGCAACACCATTGATGATTGTGTGCAGTTTGGTAATGATGTCTCTTTAAAAGTGACCAAGAACCGTGGGTCGCAAAGTGGTTTGCCTTACCTGAAAGATTTTGATGAAGAATAG